A portion of the Bactrocera neohumeralis isolate Rockhampton chromosome 2, APGP_CSIRO_Bneo_wtdbg2-racon-allhic-juicebox.fasta_v2, whole genome shotgun sequence genome contains these proteins:
- the LOC126752610 gene encoding histone acetyltransferase type B catalytic subunit: MSHIHDYEELVLDALEVVEFKLIRRKQDLEDDSLVFHPLMAHQIFGESESIFGYKDLRVRILYTAGPLHIYVGTEYSSRVNEISGGDIKADNVVLTIAEKLPEGCFFINMDEFLKTLDKADKFQPFGEKLSEHQVTDAQGKERLFEIYHCDYKVPAFLKFFSRLQTFILWFVDAASYIDIDDTQWSFFVCYEKYKNENGDYQYATTGYTTVYEYYAYPQHIRPRISQVLVLPPFQKLGIGTSFVETIYKHYQSQKNVVDMTVEDPSDDFQRLRNFVDARLCKGLKSFGRDLIKKGFSKEMIREARETYKLNPRQCRRVYEILRLYYTNLKDEEDYRAYRLDVKRRLNAVHYKQINDIKKMEKANVDTEWLRARLPTPMQRIEQLNEEYQQVESAYKQILEKLRD; the protein is encoded by the exons ATGTCGCATATTCACGACTATGAAGAACTCGTGTTGGACGCACTTGAAGTGGTGGAATTTAAATTGa TACGTCGCAAGCAAGATCTGGAAGATGATAGTCTTGTATTTCACCCGTTGATGGCACATCAAATATTTGGCGAATCGGAGAGCATATTTGGCTATAAAGATTTGCGAGTACGAATCTTATATACTGCCGGACCACTACACATTTATGTTGGTACAGAATATAGCAGCCGAGTAAATGAGATATCAGGAGGAGATATAAAAGCTGATAATGTTGTGCTCACTATTGCTGAAAAGTTACCCGAAGGCTGCTTCTTTATCAATATGGATGAGTTTTTAAAGACCCTCGACAAAGCCGACAAATTTCAACCTTTTGGCGAAAAATTATCCGAACACCAAGTAACTGACGCACAGGGAAAGGAGCGATTGTTCGAAATATATCACTGTGATTATAAAGTGCCggcatttctaaaatttttcagtCGCCTTCAAACATTTATACTTTGGTTTGTCGATGCTGCATCGTATATTGACATTGATGATACACAGTGGAGCTTTTTTGTATG CtacgaaaaatacaaaaatgagaATGGAGATTATCAGTATGCAACGACTGGTTACACAACTGTTTATGAGTATTATGCATATCCACAACACATACGACCACGTATCAGTCAAGTGTTAGTCCTGCCACCATTTCAAAAGCTCGGGATTGGCACAAGCTTCGTAGAGACCATATATAAGCACTATCAATCTCAGAAAAACGTGGTGGATATGACTGTGGAAGATCCATCTGACGACTTTCAGCGTTTACGCAATTTTGTGGACGCACGGTTATGTAAGGGTTTGAAAAGTTTCGGAAGAGATCTCATTAAAAAAGGCTTCAGCAAGGAAATGATTAGAGAAGCACGGGAAACGTACAAA TTGAATCCTCGTCAGTGTCGTCGCGTGTATGAAATACTCCGCCTctattatacaaatttaaaggACGAAGAAGATTATCGGGCATATCGTTTGGATGTTAAGCGACGTTTAAACGCAGTTCATTATAAGCAGATAAACGACATTAAGAAAATGGAGAAAGCCAATGTGGATACAGAATGGTTGAGAGCGCGTCTGCCCACACCAATGCAACGCATTGAACAGTTAAATGAGGAGTACCAGCAAGTGGAAAGCGCCTATAAACAGATTCTTGAGAAGTTACGCGATTAA
- the LOC126760962 gene encoding 26S proteasome non-ATPase regulatory subunit 12, whose product MDNYLFEGGRITKMEVDYSPACDEKIPLAKDMAKKNPEAFHDAIELLLQLEKQTRLGADMVSCSRVLVAICQICFEAQNWNALNEYVSLLARRRSQLKQAVSKMIQECCTYVDKTPDKATKLKLIDTLRSVTEGKIYVEIERARLTKILADIKEADGDIAGAASVMEELQVETYGSMDKREKVELILEQMRLCLLKEDFVSTQIIAKKISIKFFDDPAQHDLKLKFYNLMIRLDRDGSFLKTSRHYQAIAEPARPVAAVPQLTEEEKKKLSEEDKKKREDEIKAAAAAAAALSTVELTPEQEKEQKEKLICAVLYCVLAPYDNEQSDMMAHLSKKKKLEDIPAYREILRLFMSKELINFDTFNADFGSVLAENEMFAESTKHGRKCISELKDRLIEHNIRIIAMYYSRIHLQRMSELLNLPTNRCEEYLSKLANSDTIRVKIDRPVGIIYFTTKKSASDILNNWANDVNQLMSLVNKTCHLINKEECIHSAIGVVVEE is encoded by the exons ATGGATAATTACCTGTTTGAAGGCGGTCGCATCACTAAAATGGAGGTTGATTATTCACCTGCATGTGATGAGAAAATTCCATTAGCCAAAGACATGGCAAAAAAAAATCCGGAAGCCTTTCATGACGCCATCGAGCTGCTACTGCAACTTGAGAAACAAACTCGTCTG GGCGCCGATATGGTTTCTTGTTCGCGTGTACTTGTCGCAATCTGCCAGATATGTTTTGAAGCTCAAAACTGGAACGCTTTAAATGAGTATGTTTCATTATTGGCACGTCGGCGATCACAACTTAAACAAGCTGTTTCAAAAATGATTCAAGAATGCTGCACTTATGTTGATAAAACGCCTGACAAGGCCACCAAGTTGAAGCTTATTGATACTTTGCGTTCAGTAACTGAGGGTAAAATTTATGTAGAAATTGAGCGTGCCAGACTAACAAAAATTTTGGCCGATATCAAGGAAGCTGATGGTGATATTGCCGGTGCAGCTTCTGTAATGGAAGAATTGCAAGTCGAAACTTATGGTTCAATGGATAAACGTGAAAAGGTTGAATTGATTTTGGAACAAATGCGGCTTTGTTTGTTGAAAGAAGATTTTGTTTCTACGCAAATCATAGCTAAGAAAATAAGCATTAAATTCTTTGATGATCCAGCACAACATGATTTAAAGCTAAAATTCTACAACCTTATGATCCGACTGGACCGCGATGGGTCCTTCTTAAAAACTTCCCGTCACTACCAGGCTATAGCGGAACCAGCACGTCCCGTAGCAGCAGTTCCGCAATTAACAGAggaggaaaagaaaaaattaagcgaAGAAGATAAAAAGAAGCGAGAGGACGAAATAAAGGCAGCAGCTGCTGCGGCGGCCGCATTGTCAACTGTAGAACTAACTCCCGAACAGGAAAAGGAACAAAAAGAGAAACTCATCTGCGCTGTCCTTTACTGCGTATTAGCGCCATATGACAATGAACAAAGTGATATGATGGCACATTTATCGAAAAAGAAAAAGCTCGAAGACATACCAGCTTATCG tGAAATATTACGTTTGTTCATGTCGAAGGAACTGATAAATTTCGATACATTCAACGCCGATTTTGGAAGTGTATTGGCCGAGAATGAAATGTTTGCAGAAAGCACTAAACATGGTCGCAAATGTATATCTGAATTAAAGGATCGCTTAATAGAGCac AATATTCGTATTATTGCGATGTACTATTCCCGCATTCACCTCCAACGCATGAGTGAGTTGCTCAACTTGCCTACAAACCGCTGCGAAGAATACCTTTCGAAATTAGCGAATAGTGACACCATAAGAGTGAAAATTGATCGTCCTGTTGGAATTATTTACTTCACCACCAAAAAGAGCGCCTCTGATATTTTGAATAACTGGGCGAACGATGTGAATCAGTTGATGTCATTGGTGAATAAGACTTGTCATCTTATCAATAAGGAAGAATGCATTCATTCTGCTATTGGAGTAGTTGTAGAGGAGTAG
- the LOC126760231 gene encoding uncharacterized protein LOC126760231, protein MGCPMAFGELNIPSSRAFWDDCDEDEPVQRDTETKKLELLYEPNEPQTPLPSKIFLLIEGKDVSEFVEAALLGGARNICKLPSPKSSLHYVQDKELLIALLQEDLTNSGELTELLLPYAKEAEKVITLTVKSKIEYQSENLKCVRDDITFIRGITSKSSQVEELEPPNFVVGVAAGIACWRHNANLPTSAYVAYTDNVSLDTLAAKPIIKLLQEVGIDCKDSYKPIYREASHLYM, encoded by the exons ATGGGTTGTCCAATGGCTTTTGGTGAACTAAATATTCCGTCTTCACGTGCCTTCTGGGATGATTGTGATGAGGACGAGCCAGTCCAAAGGGATacggaaacaaaaaa ACTCGAATTACTGTACGAACCAAATGAACCCCAAACGCCTTTACCCAGTAAGATATTTCTGTTAATTGAGGGTAAGGACGTGTCAGAATTTGTGGAAGCGGCTTTATTAGGTGGAGCTcggaatatatgtaaattgccATCACCTAAATCATCTTTGCATTATGTGCAGGACAAGGAACTTTTGATCGCGTTGTTGCAGGAAGATCTAACAAATAGTGGTGAATTGACAGAGTTATTACTTCCGTATGCGAAAGAGGCGGAAAAAGTTATTACGTTGACCGTAAAATCCAAAATAGAGTATCAGAgtgaaaatttgaaatgtgTACGTGATGACATTACCTTCATAAGGGGCATTACTTCCAAATCGTCCCAAGTCGAAGAGCTTGAACCACCTAATTTCGTAGTGGGTGTGGCAGCTGGAA TTGCTTGTTGGAGACACAACGCGAATTTGCCTACGTCGGCCTATGTTGCCTATACTGACAATGTCTCGTTGGATACATTGGCTGCAAAGCCCATAATAAAACTGCTACAAGAAGTGGGGATAGATTGTAAGGATAGTTACAAACCTATTTATAGAGAAGCGTCTCACCTATATATGTAA
- the LOC126760225 gene encoding histone PARylation factor 1-like: MPKQDCKYWDKCYQKNSAHLEKYNHPPKDSTTVSTADYSPVKDKEAQKRRTTEDLKQEPKTDESLNNLDMDVEATISKNTSTGERKEIDTDELRAEALGNIAGKNYMEILAKRIKFSVQAEYDELLRSNEFIRHKFLVEMPPDFYDFWKFANTLKKNATGEEILQYFEKQFQLQLVGPFEFLAGRFHKAKLREPGDYLRHWRFFYDPPEFQTILVRRDTGVHYGYWRDLPKDNDCLLIARNDSLKNCKFEFIAGNVFDAFLHYLDKDFTSTPFTATLVSSTRKSLQMFINVNEIKLEKLETLRKRRSAKVVAKTFHEAGIVVPYEGNTQVGYRPLIVSDGELKKILELFVKAGPSDGDGDNEEIKAAVIEKLQPVATAANIAMDECDFGTSLELGIDLFCSGRKELHSLVQSLLVPAYSLLSRPQFIAISKAHMEQRSKTLKLSIFELDAK, from the coding sequence ATGCCAAAACAAGACTGCAAATATTGGGACAaatgttatcaaaaaaattcGGCGCATTTGGAAAAGTATAATCATCCACCCAAAGACAGTACTACAGTTTCAACTGCTGACTATAGCCCAGTCAAAGACAAAGAGGCACAGAAACGAAGAACAACCGAGGATCTCAAACAAGAGCCAAAAACTGATGAATCTCTAAACAATCTAGACATGGATGTGGAGGCAACTATTAGCAAGAATACTTCTACTGGCGAACGTAAGGAAATAGATACAGATGAATTGCGTGCTGAGGCTCTTGGAAATATTGCTGGAAAAAACTATATGGAAATCCTCGCTAAGCGTATAAAGTTTTCTGTGCAAGCTGAATATGACGAATTGCTGCGTAGTAATGAATTTATACGCCACAAGTTCCTTGTTGAAATGCCTCCGGACTTTTATGACTTCTGGAAATTCGCaaacactttgaaaaaaaatgccaCAGGTGAAGAAATTTTGCAGTATTTCGAAAAACAATTCCAGTTGCAATTAGTGGGGCCGTTTGAATTTCTAGCTGGTCGCTTTCATAAAGCAAAGTTACGTGAGCCAGGTGATTATTTACGTCATTGGCGTTTTTTCTATGATCCTCCTGAATTTCAAACGATACTCGTACGTCGTGATACTGGTGTCCATTATGGTTATTGGCGTGATTTGCCGAAGGACAATGATTGCCTTTTAATAGCACGCAACGACTCCTTAAAGAACTGTAAGTTCGAATTCATTGCAGGCAATGTTTTCGATGCATTTTTACATTACCTTGACAAGGATTTTACAAGCACCCCGTTTACTGCAACTTTGGTATCATCCACACGTAAATCATTGCAAAtgtttataaatgtaaatgaaataaaattagaaaaattggaGACATTGCGTAAACGACGAAGTGCTAAAGTTGTAGCTAAAACTTTCCACGAGGCAGGTATTGTAGTACCGTACGAAGGCAATACACAAGTTGGTTACAGACCACTTATTGTTTCCGAtggagaattgaaaaaaatactggAACTTTTCGTCAAAGCTGGACCATCTGATGGCGATGGGGATAATGAGGAAATTAAAGCAGCAGTTATTGAAAAATTGCAACCAGTGGCAACTGCTGCTAATATAGCAATGGATGAATGTGATTTTGGCACATCTCTCGAGTTGGGAATCGACTTATTTTGTAGTGGGCGAAAAGAATTACATTCTCTAGTACAATCTTTATTAGTGCCCGCGTATTCGCTTCTAAGTCGGCCACAATTTATTGCTATTTCAAAAGCACATATGGAACAGCGTAGCAAAACGCTTAAGCTTAGCATTTTCGAGTTAGACGCTAAGTAA
- the LOC126759829 gene encoding another transcription unit protein yields the protein MVENNSDDGSGSESEGSHSRSPSPQTAQTPGYSLEHHDPEQGSPRSAHSAASGSDRKSRSRSRSSSSSGSHSNSGSRSGTRSPSGSPHSRRSGSAQSRHSATSAASREHKARESPEHSNVASPDQSPVASRQQTPVTSREQSPVAQETSPKRNEGTPHNQTPNDDDTRSQSPNLQIDDRANSRSRSRSQSRRSRSATPRSKSGGSSRSGSRSRSGTRSRSGSRAHSGSRSRSGTPASRKSDKSGSGSESGSDFGARQKKKRKTTASSGSESESAPRKRGSGDESDEGATAKAKKARIIDSDSDNEEQSQKIDANDIFGDADDISLSEDDGQKSDAGSRKSHSRTRSRSKSKSSSRSGSRRSGSGSRSRSRSRSRSSRSRSRSRSPGRVEEQQQKEDEPEPIPETRIDVEIPRIVTDLGKEIHFVKLPNFLSVDTRPFDKDTYEDEIDEEETMDEEGRQRIKLKVSNTIRWREYMANNGDMIKESNARFVRWSDGSMTLHLGNETFDVYRQPLHGDHNHMFIRQGTGLQGQAVFRTKLTFRPHSTESFTHKKMTMSLADRSQKTSGIKILTQVGKDPTTDRKYNLKKEEEKLRQAMRMQHKPQPKKKKGGAHDVHGGANSSYHHDEGSDDENAISLSAIKNKYKKGSGGGGGGAPSVTSEQKGSAIYSSDEDDGSDFDGRRSKKKDKSKSVKALRDSDSESDNEHGSGKGSGGGSDSEASGTADEGGGSPRGAGGGSGSGSGSGSGSENDD from the exons ATGGTTGAAAATAATTCTGACGATGGAAGTG gTTCGGAATCTGAAGGTAGCCATAGTAGATCTCCTTCGCCACAAACTGCACAAACCCCGGGCTATTCCTTGGAACATCATGATCCAGAACAAGG TTCCCCTCGTAGCGCTCATTCGGCTGCGAGTGGTAGTGATAGAAAATCACGTTCGCGTTCACGTTCATCCTCGAGTTCGGGATCGCACAGCAACTCAGGTTCTCGTTCTGGGACGCGGTCCCCATCTGGTTCACCCCACAGCAGACGCTCAGGTTCAGCTCAAAGCAGACACTCTGCCACTTCGGCAGCCAGTAGAGAACATAAGGCCCGTGAAAGCCCCGAACATTCAAATGTGGCTAGCCCCGACCAATCACCTGTAGCAAGTCGACAACAAACTCCAGTTACAAGTCGTGAGCAATCGCCTGTCGCTCAGGAGACTTCGCCGAAGCGTAATGAGGGCACACCTCATAATCAAACCCCAAATGACGACGATACACGTTCTCAATCACCCAACTTGCAAATAGATGACCGTGCAAATTCACGATCACGTTCACGTAGCCAAAGTCGTCGCTCACGATCCGCTACGCCACGCTCTAAATCTGGGGGATCTTCACGTTCAGGATCTCGATCAAGAAGTGGAACTAGGTCTCGTTCCGGATCGCGTGCACATTCAGGTTCACGTTCGCGATCTGGTACGCCTGCATCACGCAAATCTGATAAGTCTGGCAGTGGATCTGAATCAGGTAGTGATTTTGGTGCCCGACAGAAGAAAAAGCGTAAGACCACAGCATCTAGCGGTTCTGAATCTGAAAGTGCTCCTCGCAAAAGAGGCAGTGGAGACGAAAGCGATGAAGGTGCCACTGCAAAGGCTAAGAAAGCACGCATTATCGATTCAGACAGCGACAATGAAGAG CAATCGCAAAAAATCGATGCAAATGACATTTTTGGAGATGCCGATGATATCAGTCTATCTGAAGATGATGGTCAAAAATCTGATGCTGGTTCCCGTAAAAGTCACTCGCGCACCCGTTCACGTTCCAAGTCGAAATCAAGCTCTCGGAGTGGTTCACGTCGTTCAGGTTCCGGATCACGTTCCCGTTCAAGATCTCGTTCACGTTCTTCTCGTTCGCGTTCTCGGTCACGAAGCCCAGGACGAGTAGAAGAACAACAGCAGAAGGAAGATGAGCCGGAACCTATTCCCGAAACTCGTATCGATGTCGAAATTCCACGCATAGTAACAGACCTGGGAAAGGAAATTCACTTTGTAAAACTTCCGAATTTCCTTTCGGTTGATACACGTCCCTTTGACAAGGACACCTATGAGGATGAAATTGATGAGGAGGAAACTATGGACGAAGAAGGTCGACAGCGTATCAAATTGAAAGTAAGTAATACCATTCGTTGGCGCGAATATATGGCAAATAATGGTGACATGATCAAAGAATCCAATGCACGCTTTGTACGTTGGTCAGACGGTAGCATGACATTGCATTTGGGCAACGAAACCTTCGATGTATATCGTCAACCATTACATGGCGATCATAACCATATGTTCATTCGTCAAGGTACTGGTTTACAAGGACAAGCCGTCTTCCGCACCAAACTTACCTTCCGACCACACTCCACCGAATCATTCACACACAAGAAGATGACAATGTCACTGGCAGATCGTTCACAAAAGACCAGTGGCATTAAGATTCTCACACAAGTCGGCAAAGATCCGACCACCGATCGTAAGTACAACCTCAAAAAGGAGGAGGAAAAACTGCGCCAAGCAATGCGTATGCAACACAAACCGCAACCTAAGAAAAAGAAAGGTGGTGCGCATGATGTGCATGGCGGTGCCAATTCGTCGTATCATCACGACGAAGGAAGTGACGATGAAAATGCTATTTCTCTTAGCGCTATCAagaataaatataagaaaggtagtggcggtggtggtggtggtgcacCTTCAGTAACCTCAGAACAAAAGGGTTCGGCCATTTACTCATCAGACGAAGATGATGGTTCCGACTTCGACGGCCGACGTAGCAAGAAAAAGGACAAGTCAAAATCGGTGAAAGCACTGCGTGATTCCGACAGCGAATCGGATAATGAACATGGCAGCGGCAAAGGGAGTGGCGGTGGCAGTGACAGCGAAGCCAGTGGCACTGCTGACGAGGGTGGCGGCAGTCCTCGTGGTGCAGGCGGTGGTAGTGGCTCAGGCAGCGGCAGTGGCAGCGGTAGTGAAAATGATGATTAA
- the LOC126751375 gene encoding CDC42 small effector protein homolog gives MASTGDIWLQWFSCCFHQPQSPTRRRHQRLHIDRSMIGNPTNFVHTGHIGSADVELSTNHLNALQTQMQSKGGYEMNSIRLQAC, from the exons ATGGCATCTACCGGCGATATTTGGTTACAATGGTTCTCCTGCTGTTTCCATCAACCACAATCACCGACACGGCGACGTCATCAACGCCTGCATATCGACCGTTCGATGATCGGCAATCCAACGAATTTTGTACACACTGGACATATTGGTTCTGCCGATGTGGAGCTCTCCACGAATCATTTGAATGCATTGCAAACACAAATGCAGAGCAAAGGTGGCTACGAAATGAACTCGATACGATTGCAG gcCTGCTGA